AGCAATTACCCAAAATTACATCTGTTTTATGCTGTTATTTCCAATAAATTACGTACCTTTGTGCCCGTTAGTATTTCTCTTATAGAGAGAACTATATTTTGCTAAACAAATTTAGCTTATATCAATATTATCCCTTCTTGTAGTTATTTCTCTTTAATAACCAGTACGATATCATTATAGAATTAAGAATGATGCATAATGACTATTAAATCGTATCCGGATCCTGTTTTACTTTGTTATATCCTTACTTTAGGAAAGTTTTAATGTGCAAAAAAAAGTAACAGTAAATCATACATATCCTTTGATACATATTTCCGATTTACAGTTTCATGGCTATATGGTAGATTATCTTATCTCTACAATGATTTAAGAATAAGACTATTTGCCTTATCTACCAAAGAAGTATCCAATGAGGCGAGATAAATGCGGGTAGTGTTCTCCGAGTCGTGTCCCATAGCTTCACTGATAACAGACAAGGAAATATTTTTACTCTTGGCAATGCTAGCCCAGGCATGGCGGGCAACATACGTAGTTAAAGGTATAGATACCCCCAACCGCATCCCAAGTTTTTTCAGTTTTTGATTCACCAAATGGGCAGTTTTCTTGTACTGTTTCCTTCCGTCTACCTCCATATCTCGTATAATAGGTAACAGGTAAGGGCTCCCCTGAGTATCATACCTGTCAATTATTTCTTGCATTGGCTTCTCCCATTTGATAAATAATTGTTGCCCCGTCTTCTGCCGGCGATAAGACAGAATTCCGTTCTGCAAATCTTTCTTTCTCAAAAAAGCCATATCAATGAATGACATACCACGGGTATAAAATGAAAACATGAAAATATCTCTCGCATAAGCCAAAGAAGGACTCTTTGTCAGATCAAGTTCCTTTAAACGGCGAATCTCCTCTAACGGAATAGCACGTTTGACCGTCTTATCTATCCCTGTATAAACATATTTAAAAGGACTTCGCTGAACCGTCAAGCCCTTCTCCACAGCACGATTATAAATAGCCCGAAGATTCCGCATATAATAAGAGGTGGTATTCGGACAAATACCGGTAGACTTCAAATAACTCTCATATTTCATCAT
The nucleotide sequence above comes from Bacteroides caccae. Encoded proteins:
- a CDS encoding tyrosine-type recombinase/integrase, giving the protein MATVKVKFRASSVATKEGTLFYQVIHKRIVRQIHTGYKLFPAEWDAVHSEVVLSSVTSESRRDYLLSLKNSLLEDSVRLKNIITRLERSGIAYTSDSLVELYCASTEHSGFISFTLHLIKELNQIGKHRTAETYMTTLNSFVRFRKGKDVLLEEVDSSLMMKYESYLKSTGICPNTTSYYMRNLRAIYNRAVEKGLTVQRSPFKYVYTGIDKTVKRAIPLEEIRRLKELDLTKSPSLAYARDIFMFSFYTRGMSFIDMAFLRKKDLQNGILSYRRQKTGQQLFIKWEKPMQEIIDRYDTQGSPYLLPIIRDMEVDGRKQYKKTAHLVNQKLKKLGMRLGVSIPLTTYVARHAWASIAKSKNISLSVISEAMGHDSENTTRIYLASLDTSLVDKANSLILKSL